One window of Nymphaea colorata isolate Beijing-Zhang1983 chromosome 11, ASM883128v2, whole genome shotgun sequence genomic DNA carries:
- the LOC116264309 gene encoding loganic acid O-methyltransferase-like, producing the protein VAAVPGSFYSRLFPRASIHCFNSSVSLHWLSESPNGVANKGRILYYGGGPDVLNAYIAQFRLDMMAFLSGRAEELVTGGLLILQFLCRPKCMAPDAARYDIVISFVEPVLREFVMEFDLKSKVKEEELDSFQIPLFAPSIEEFKEVVEMNGCFTVHVAEHVNQGWGLKGGGDDGTESDLAQLAQSISISSRAACEKMLSDHFGSNILDGLLQRFPNKVYQHFSALIPSIPSPPPTAFFVLQKKPHSPA; encoded by the exons GTGGCAGCAGTGCCTGGATCGTTTTATTCGCGTTTGTTTCCCCGAGCATCAATTCATTGCTTTAATTCTTCAGTCTCACTGCATTGGCTATCCGAGTCTCCCAATGGTGTAGCCAACAAGGGGAGGATACTATATTATGGTGGTGGGCCAGACGTTCTAAATGCTTATATTGCACAGTTCAGGTTGGACATGATGGCATTTCTAAGTGGAAGGGCAGAGGAACTAGTGACCGGAGGACTGCTGATTCTTCAGTTCTTGTGTCGCCCTAAATGCATGGCACCCGATGCCGCTCGCTATGATATCGTGATCAGCTTTGTTGAGCCTGTTCTTCGAGAATTTGTTATGGAG TTTGATTTGAAGAGTAAAGTGAAGGAAGAGGAGCTGGATTCATTCCAAATTCCATTGTTTGCTCCAAGCATCGAAGAGTTCAAAGAAGTGGTAGAGATGAACGGGTGCTTTACCGTCCATGTGGCAGAACATGTGAATCAAGGGTGGGGATTGAAAGGGGGAGGGGATGATGGGACTGAGTCTGATCTCGCACAGCTAGCACAAAGCATAAGCATTAGCTCGAGGGCAGCTTGTGAGAAAATGTTGAGCGACCATTTTGGCAGCAACATCTTGGATGGGCTTCTCCAAAGGTTCCCGAATAAAGTGTACCAACACTTCTCTGCTCTAATTCCTTCCATACCTTCACCTCCGCCAACTGCATTCTTTGTTCTGCAAAAGAAGCCACATTCTCCTGCCTAG
- the LOC116264550 gene encoding farnesoic acid carboxyl-O-methyltransferase-like: MKKGGAAPMVGGQGRYGYFHNSSFQKNGFLAVKDMVRKAIVDKFDVPVHGGTIRIADLGCSVGPNTFYTMQTIVDAVLLKLKKLTCCDQVDGVEFQGFFNDQFRNDFNLLLNSIPSDQTYCVAAVPGSFYSRLFPRASIHCFNSSMSLHWLSKPPDGVANKGRILYFGGGPDILNAYIAQFRLDMMAFLSGRAEELVTGGLLILQFLCRPKCMAPDAARYDIVISFVEPILREFVMEGKVKEEELDSFQMPLFAPSIEEFKEVVEMNGCFTIHVAEHVNQGWGLKGGGDEGTEADLEQLAQSMSINSRAICEKMLSDHFGTDILDELFQRFPNKVYQHFSALIPSIPSPPPTAFFVLQKKPHSPA; the protein is encoded by the exons AAAAACGGCTTTTTGGCTGTCAAAGATATGGTACGTAAAGCAATTGTTGACAAATTTGATGTCCCAGTTCATGGGGGCACAATTCGAATCGCAGACCTTGGCTGTTCAGTTGGACCAAACACATTCTATACCATGCAAACTATTGTTGATGCAGTCTTGCTGAAACTGAAAAAACTAACTTGCTGTGATCAAGTGGATGGAGTGGAATTCCAGGGGTTCTTCAATGACCAATTCAGGAATGATTTTAACTTGCTCCTCAATTCCATCCCTTCCGACCAAACATACTGTGTGGCAGCAGTGCCTGGATCGTTTTATTCGCGGCTGTTTCCCCGAGCATCAATCCATTGCTTTAATTCTTCAATGTCGCTGCATTGGCTATCCAAGCCTCCCGATGGTGTAGCCAACAAGGGGAGGATACTCTATTTTGGCGGTGGGCCAGACATTCTAAATGCTTATATTGCACAGTTCAGGTTGGACATGATGGCATTTCTAAGTGGAAGGGCAGAGGAACTAGTGACCGGAGGACTGCTGATTCTTCAATTCTTGTGTCGCCCTAAATGCATGGCACCTGATGCCGCTCGCTATGATATCGTGATTAGCTTCGTTGAGCCGATTCTTCGAGAATTTGTTATGGAG GGTAAAGTGAAGGAAGAGGAGCTGGATTCGTTCCAAATGCCATTGTTTGCACCGAGCATCGAGGAGTTCAAAGAGGTGGTAGAGATGAACGGGTGCTTTACCATCCATGTGGCAGAACATGTGAATCAAGGGTGGGGATTGAAAGGGGGAGGAGATGAAGGGACTGAGGCTGATCTCGAGCAGCTAGCACAAAGCATGAGCATTAACTCGAGGGCAATTTGTGAGAAAATGTTGAGCGACCATTTTGGCACTGACATCTTGGATGAGCTTTTCCAAAGGTTCCCAAACAAAGTGTACCAACACTTCTCTGCTCTAATTCCTTCCATACCTTCACCTCCGCCAACTGCATTCTTTGTTCTGCAGAAGAAGCCACATTCTCCTGCATAG